In Frondihabitans sp. PAMC 28766, a genomic segment contains:
- a CDS encoding DNA-directed RNA polymerase subunit beta, which translates to MSPRDFHRPAQFSGHEFEAFQGGDDPAVMHRVAHESANALLARVRQDPRPEILDRLVAFTDSNGIDALAELWAGATPHSLPGALWRIYLARAVIRANPDDITYLFERGVAITSTIDPVVAGAPAPATPEEILELADRILRGVFDGDFGLALDRGAAFCRLASLGATSVADDLDVIEPDRSQEFTRRALRLSELAHDLSACAALWRDGSLS; encoded by the coding sequence ATGTCACCCCGCGACTTCCACCGCCCTGCCCAGTTCTCCGGCCATGAGTTCGAGGCGTTCCAGGGCGGCGACGACCCGGCCGTGATGCACCGCGTCGCCCACGAGTCTGCGAACGCGCTGCTCGCGAGAGTGCGACAGGATCCCCGCCCCGAGATACTGGACCGCCTCGTCGCGTTCACCGACAGCAACGGCATCGACGCCCTCGCCGAGCTCTGGGCGGGCGCCACGCCGCACAGCCTGCCCGGCGCCCTCTGGCGCATCTACCTCGCGCGGGCCGTCATCCGCGCCAATCCCGATGACATCACCTATCTTTTCGAGCGCGGGGTGGCGATCACGTCGACCATCGACCCGGTGGTCGCAGGTGCCCCTGCCCCGGCGACCCCTGAGGAGATCCTCGAGCTGGCCGATCGCATCCTGCGCGGTGTCTTCGACGGTGACTTCGGTCTGGCACTCGACCGCGGTGCGGCCTTCTGCCGGCTCGCGTCGCTCGGCGCGACGAGCGTCGCCGACGACCTCGACGTCATCGAGCCGGATCGGTCGCAGGAGTTCACGCGCCGCGCGCTGCGTCTCTCCGAGCTCGCTCACGATCTGTCGGCGTGCGCGGCCCTCTGGCGCGATGGCAGCCTGTCCTGA
- a CDS encoding DeoR/GlpR family DNA-binding transcription regulator, which yields MESSRDEHPAGLGSLRRRDRIAAVVEAHGFARTTDLARELGTSEVTVRTDFDVLSAAGRLTRVHGGAISVDASPVERPFEEVSAVGADAKRAIGARAAALVRDGQCVVLDVGTTTTQIAEALLERLDLIGVTVVTNSLTIALTLEQAVPRFTVIVTGGTLRPLQHSLVNPLAQSVLEGIAADIAFIGCTGVDLAHGVTNVNLPETDLKRLMSRTARRSYVVADGSKMGVAHIGVIGPLHSFDGLITAGADESMVDALRAAGLAVIEAEAADGTPS from the coding sequence ATGGAATCCAGTCGCGACGAGCATCCTGCAGGCCTCGGCTCGCTCCGCCGTCGCGACCGCATCGCGGCCGTCGTCGAGGCGCACGGCTTCGCCCGCACCACCGACCTGGCGCGCGAGCTCGGCACGTCCGAGGTCACCGTGCGCACCGACTTCGACGTGCTCTCGGCGGCGGGCCGCCTCACGCGTGTCCACGGCGGGGCGATCTCGGTCGACGCGAGCCCCGTCGAGCGCCCGTTCGAAGAGGTCTCGGCGGTCGGCGCCGACGCCAAGCGCGCCATCGGCGCCCGGGCTGCGGCCCTCGTGCGCGACGGCCAGTGCGTCGTGCTCGACGTCGGCACGACCACCACGCAGATCGCCGAGGCCCTCCTCGAGCGCCTCGACCTCATCGGCGTCACCGTCGTCACGAACTCCCTCACGATCGCGCTGACGCTCGAACAGGCCGTGCCGCGCTTCACGGTCATCGTCACGGGCGGCACCCTGCGGCCGCTCCAACACTCGCTCGTGAACCCGCTCGCGCAGTCGGTGCTCGAGGGCATCGCCGCCGACATCGCCTTCATCGGCTGCACCGGGGTCGACCTCGCCCACGGCGTCACCAACGTCAACCTGCCCGAGACCGACCTCAAGCGGCTGATGTCCCGGACGGCCCGGCGTTCGTACGTCGTCGCCGACGGGAGCAAGATGGGGGTGGCGCACATCGGTGTCATCGGCCCCCTCCACTCGTTCGACGGGCTGATCACCGCGGGCGCCGACGAGTCGATGGTGGACGCGCTCCGTGCCGCGGGCCTCGCGGTCATCGAAGCCGAAGCCGCCGACGGCACCCCCAGCTGA
- a CDS encoding sigma-70 family RNA polymerase sigma factor, with the protein MLELVSRDRETPGYDDVVAPASPEELLGRVATGDREAFAELYDQTAPRVMGLIKRLLKDHSQSEEVTQEVFLEIWQQAARFDTSKGGAASWMLTMAHRRAVDRVRASQSSRDRDTKIGIRDFETDYDSVTEQVEIRIEHERVERALSRLTDLQRQAVELAYYGGYTHSEVSTMLHVPIGTVKTRLRDGMIRLRDELGVAS; encoded by the coding sequence ATGCTGGAACTCGTGAGTCGCGACAGAGAAACCCCCGGATACGACGATGTCGTCGCGCCCGCGTCGCCCGAAGAGTTGCTCGGCCGGGTCGCCACCGGCGATCGCGAGGCGTTCGCCGAGCTCTACGACCAGACGGCGCCTCGCGTCATGGGCCTCATCAAGCGGCTGCTGAAAGACCACTCGCAGTCCGAAGAGGTCACGCAAGAGGTCTTCCTCGAGATCTGGCAGCAGGCTGCTCGCTTCGACACGTCGAAGGGCGGTGCCGCGAGCTGGATGCTCACCATGGCCCACCGCCGAGCGGTCGACCGGGTTCGCGCCAGCCAGTCGAGCCGAGACCGCGACACCAAGATCGGCATCCGCGACTTCGAGACCGACTACGACTCGGTCACCGAGCAGGTCGAGATCCGGATCGAGCACGAGCGGGTCGAACGGGCCCTCTCACGTCTCACCGATCTCCAACGTCAGGCTGTTGAACTGGCCTACTACGGCGGTTACACCCACAGCGAGGTGTCCACCATGCTTCACGTTCCGATCGGAACAGTGAAAACCCGACTGCGCGACGGCATGATCCGCCTGCGCGACGAGCTAGGAGTGGCGTCATGA
- the glyA gene encoding serine hydroxymethyltransferase gives MSTTPTDRLPSTFNSPLSEVDPEIAAVLEQELGRQRDYLEMIASENFVPRAVLESQGSVLTNKYAEGYPGRRYYGGCEFVDIAENLAIERAKKLFDADFANVQPHSGAQANAAVLAALATPGDTILGLELSHGGHLTHGMKLNFSGKLYNAVAYEVNPETYLIDMETVRAQALEHKPKVIIAGWSAYPRQLDFAAFRAIADEVGAYLWVDMAHFAGLVAAGLHPSPVPHAHVVSSTVHKTLAGPRSGVILSNHEPLFKKLNSAVFPGQQGGPLMHVIAAKATAFKLAMEPEFKDRQERTIRGAKLLAERLTAPDAKAAGIDVLTGGTDVHLVLVDLRSSEVDGKQAENLLHEVGITVNRNSVPWDPRPPMTTSGVRIGTPALATRGFGDVEFTEVADIIASALMPNPDIAALAARVKVLTDAFPLYA, from the coding sequence ATGTCGACCACGCCTACCGATCGCCTTCCCTCCACCTTCAACTCCCCGCTGTCCGAGGTCGACCCCGAGATCGCGGCCGTCCTCGAGCAAGAGCTGGGCCGCCAGCGCGACTACCTCGAGATGATCGCCAGCGAGAACTTCGTTCCGCGCGCCGTGCTCGAGTCGCAGGGCTCCGTGCTCACCAACAAGTACGCCGAGGGCTACCCGGGGCGCCGCTACTACGGCGGCTGCGAGTTCGTCGACATCGCCGAGAACCTCGCCATCGAGCGCGCCAAGAAGCTCTTCGACGCCGACTTCGCCAATGTCCAGCCGCACTCGGGCGCCCAGGCGAACGCCGCCGTGCTGGCTGCCCTCGCCACCCCCGGTGACACGATCCTCGGCCTCGAGCTCTCGCACGGCGGCCACCTCACCCACGGCATGAAGCTCAACTTCTCGGGCAAGCTCTACAACGCCGTCGCCTACGAAGTGAACCCCGAGACCTACCTCATCGACATGGAGACCGTGCGGGCGCAGGCCCTCGAGCACAAGCCCAAGGTCATCATCGCCGGCTGGTCGGCCTACCCCCGCCAGCTCGACTTCGCCGCCTTCCGCGCCATCGCCGACGAGGTCGGCGCGTACCTCTGGGTCGACATGGCGCACTTCGCCGGCCTCGTCGCCGCGGGCCTCCACCCGTCGCCCGTGCCGCACGCCCACGTCGTCTCCTCGACCGTGCACAAGACGCTGGCGGGCCCCCGCTCCGGTGTGATCCTGTCGAACCACGAGCCCCTTTTCAAAAAGCTCAACTCCGCCGTCTTCCCCGGCCAGCAGGGCGGCCCCCTTATGCACGTGATCGCCGCCAAGGCCACCGCGTTCAAGCTCGCGATGGAGCCCGAGTTCAAAGACCGCCAAGAGCGCACCATTCGCGGCGCCAAGCTCCTCGCCGAGCGCCTGACCGCGCCCGACGCGAAGGCCGCGGGCATCGACGTCCTCACTGGCGGCACCGATGTGCACCTCGTGCTCGTCGACCTGCGCTCGAGCGAGGTCGACGGCAAGCAGGCCGAAAACCTCCTGCACGAGGTCGGCATCACCGTCAACCGCAACTCGGTGCCGTGGGATCCCCGGCCGCCGATGACCACCTCCGGCGTCCGCATCGGCACCCCGGCGCTGGCGACGCGTGGTTTCGGCGACGTCGAGTTCACCGAGGTCGCCGACATCATCGCCTCGGCGCTGATGCCGAACCCCGACATCGCTGCGCTCGCCGCACGCGTCAAGGTGCTCACCGACGCGTTCCCGCTCTACGCGTAG
- a CDS encoding DUF2017 domain-containing protein has protein sequence MLPFQRKRNGVHLGLAEHERTLIGDLARQLVDMLQGGDQKDPALSRLLPDAYSGDDEAAAEFRRLTADDLTEAKVRNAETIITTLGQDRKAVLTPEAEQAWLRSLTDIRLTLGSRLAVTGEGFRPSTDPQVLLMRDIYDWLGYVQEALVRAIDR, from the coding sequence ATGCTCCCCTTCCAGCGGAAGCGCAACGGCGTGCACCTCGGTCTCGCCGAGCACGAGCGCACCCTCATCGGCGATCTGGCGAGACAATTGGTCGACATGCTGCAGGGCGGTGACCAGAAGGATCCTGCGCTCTCGCGCCTTTTGCCCGACGCGTACAGCGGCGACGACGAGGCCGCCGCCGAGTTCCGGCGCCTCACGGCCGACGACCTCACCGAGGCCAAGGTCCGCAACGCCGAGACGATCATCACGACGCTGGGGCAGGATCGCAAGGCGGTGCTGACCCCCGAGGCCGAGCAGGCCTGGTTGCGCTCGCTGACTGATATCCGGCTGACGCTCGGGTCGCGCCTCGCCGTCACGGGCGAGGGCTTCCGGCCCTCGACCGACCCGCAGGTGCTGCTCATGCGCGACATCTACGACTGGCTCGGGTACGTGCAGGAGGCGCTGGTCCGCGCCATCGACCGCTAG
- a CDS encoding MFS transporter — protein sequence MPSPLSTSPAARFPWGGLIALAVASFFSISGEMLPTGLLPEMGADLHVSETSVGLLVSVFAFTVVFTSTILTHLLSRIPRHRLLVGLIIVIAIGAAGTALAPTFGLLVVARILGGLAHGVFWAITGAYAAHLVPREQVGRALAVSSSGGTLAFVLGVPLGTALGQAVGWRWAFGILAILMVGGALLVWRLLPDVGSGAQDAETLRREASDAATGATPVGPGALATGSIPIIGDSSAREDARLRALPDPSKLGVVFSCVVTGIFMIGHYSLYTYVAPFLTRTSGLSDGQLSLALFAYGIAGAVGLLLVGWALGRRTGLTIPLFMALTALTVLGLLALEGRPAPSFVVFVVLGITFGSLPPLLQIRLLERAPARIRDLANSFYTSSFNAGIGAGALVGGLVLAGAGLGALPVLYAVVAAVMFVITVVSDRVLARRRPPRAAAAGAARRVPR from the coding sequence GTGCCCTCACCGCTGTCGACGTCGCCCGCCGCCCGCTTTCCGTGGGGCGGCCTGATCGCCCTCGCCGTGGCCTCCTTCTTCTCGATCTCGGGCGAGATGCTGCCGACCGGCCTGCTGCCCGAGATGGGCGCCGATCTGCACGTCAGCGAGACGTCGGTGGGCCTTCTGGTGTCGGTGTTCGCGTTCACCGTGGTCTTCACGTCGACGATCCTGACGCATCTCCTGTCGCGTATCCCGCGGCACCGCCTCCTCGTCGGGCTCATCATCGTCATCGCGATCGGCGCGGCAGGGACGGCTCTCGCGCCGACCTTCGGGCTGCTCGTCGTGGCCCGCATCCTCGGCGGCCTCGCGCACGGGGTGTTCTGGGCGATCACGGGGGCGTACGCGGCTCACCTCGTGCCGCGCGAGCAGGTCGGGCGCGCGCTCGCCGTCTCCTCGAGCGGAGGCACGCTCGCGTTCGTGCTCGGTGTGCCGCTCGGCACCGCGCTCGGGCAGGCGGTGGGGTGGCGCTGGGCTTTCGGCATCCTGGCGATCCTGATGGTGGGCGGGGCCCTCTTGGTCTGGCGGCTCCTGCCCGACGTGGGGTCGGGGGCGCAGGATGCCGAGACCCTCCGTCGCGAGGCCAGCGACGCGGCCACGGGTGCGACGCCGGTCGGCCCCGGTGCTCTGGCGACCGGGTCGATCCCGATCATCGGCGACTCGTCGGCGCGGGAGGACGCCCGCCTCCGCGCCCTGCCCGACCCCAGCAAGCTCGGTGTCGTCTTCAGCTGCGTCGTGACCGGCATCTTCATGATCGGCCACTACTCGCTCTACACGTACGTGGCGCCGTTCCTCACCCGCACGTCAGGGCTGTCGGACGGGCAGCTGAGCCTTGCGCTCTTCGCCTACGGCATCGCGGGCGCAGTCGGTCTGCTGCTCGTCGGCTGGGCGCTCGGGCGGCGCACCGGCTTGACTATCCCGCTGTTCATGGCGCTGACGGCGCTGACCGTGCTCGGGCTGCTCGCTCTCGAAGGTCGACCCGCGCCCTCGTTCGTCGTGTTCGTGGTGCTCGGCATCACGTTCGGGTCGCTGCCGCCGCTGCTGCAGATCCGACTGCTCGAGCGGGCGCCCGCCCGCATCCGCGACCTCGCGAACTCGTTCTACACGTCGTCGTTCAACGCCGGCATCGGCGCGGGCGCCCTCGTCGGTGGCCTCGTGCTGGCTGGCGCCGGGCTCGGCGCGCTGCCCGTCCTGTACGCCGTCGTCGCCGCGGTCATGTTCGTCATCACGGTGGTCTCCGACCGAGTGCTCGCACGCCGCCGCCCGCCCCGGGCTGCTGCCGCCGGGGCAGCTCGGCGCGTGCCGCGGTAG
- the galT gene encoding galactose-1-phosphate uridylyltransferase, which produces MPIEIRPTVLADGRELIYFDDADTALPPSRKPDTRPLDPRPETATMRQDVLTGEWVSIAASRQNRAFLPPAEFDPLAPASETNPSEIPDLYDVAVFENRSPSFGPLLAPEAPDAPHDLADLASIGLGRTRTSVGRCEVVCFSPETHGSFASLSESRARTVVEAWAQRTEALSALPGIQEVFPFENRGEAIGVTLHHPHGQIYAYPYVTPRTANLLRSIETYGPTLFADVLEHERTGPRVVLAGEHFTAFVPFAARWPIEIHLLPHRHVPDFAALSGDERDELAVMYRRILRGLDVLYDDPTPYISAWHQAPVNAGRDVVRLNLQITSPRRAADKLKFLAGSEAAMGAWIGDLVPETQAERIREAIDRA; this is translated from the coding sequence ATGCCCATCGAAATCCGCCCGACCGTCCTCGCAGACGGCCGCGAGCTGATCTACTTCGACGACGCCGACACGGCCCTGCCACCGTCGCGGAAGCCCGACACGCGCCCCCTCGACCCGCGCCCCGAGACGGCGACGATGCGGCAGGACGTCCTCACCGGCGAGTGGGTCTCGATCGCCGCGTCTCGCCAGAATCGCGCGTTCCTCCCGCCGGCGGAGTTCGACCCTCTCGCGCCGGCGAGCGAGACGAACCCGTCCGAGATCCCCGACCTCTACGACGTCGCCGTGTTCGAGAACCGGTCGCCGTCGTTCGGGCCGCTGCTCGCACCGGAGGCCCCCGACGCGCCTCACGATCTCGCCGACCTGGCGTCGATCGGGCTGGGCCGCACGCGCACGTCCGTCGGCCGCTGCGAGGTCGTCTGCTTCAGCCCCGAGACGCACGGCTCGTTCGCGAGCCTCAGCGAATCGAGAGCACGCACCGTCGTCGAGGCCTGGGCCCAGCGCACCGAGGCACTGAGCGCCCTGCCCGGCATCCAGGAGGTCTTCCCGTTCGAGAACCGCGGCGAGGCCATCGGCGTGACGCTCCACCACCCGCACGGCCAGATCTACGCGTACCCCTACGTCACACCCCGCACCGCGAACCTGCTGCGCAGCATCGAGACCTACGGCCCCACGCTGTTCGCCGACGTGCTCGAGCACGAGCGCACCGGCCCCCGTGTGGTGCTGGCCGGCGAGCACTTCACCGCGTTCGTGCCGTTCGCGGCGCGCTGGCCCATCGAGATCCACCTGCTGCCGCACCGGCACGTGCCCGACTTCGCCGCTCTGTCGGGCGACGAACGCGACGAGCTCGCAGTGATGTACCGTCGCATCCTGCGCGGTCTCGACGTGCTGTACGACGACCCGACGCCCTACATCTCGGCCTGGCACCAGGCCCCGGTGAACGCCGGGCGCGACGTCGTGCGACTCAACCTGCAGATCACGTCGCCGCGGCGCGCGGCCGACAAGCTGAAGTTCCTGGCCGGGTCGGAGGCTGCCATGGGCGCCTGGATCGGCGACCTCGTGCCCGAGACGCAGGCCGAGCGAATTCGAGAGGCGATCGACCGAGCATGA
- a CDS encoding mannosyltransferase family protein, with amino-acid sequence MRRLQTRPWLAALVVYALSRVVSTVLLGTMFTVATVNHWAFASHRAHASLITFSASWDSSAYKGIAEHGYPTALPVDAAGHVLPNAWAFLPVFPAIVRALTTALGLNAVVNGYYTVAVVTATLFGAGAVLMLSAMLRQRVSNERALFAVVLFCMGPMGFLLQAAYAESAFLFFLFAALWCLQTSRYLLLVPFAVVAAFTRPGVLALALTLGIHFVVRIRERRIGTARFPLRDAVSIGVAALVTAVAGLAWPVVASAVTGRSSAYLDTELAFWVGFVGHRHFAPLTPWFAMATTFLGPVGIVVVVLALAAAAFWLTRRGTKALGHEIVGFTASYWLYLVAVFLPQQSLVRLLMPAAPMLGSPVFWGPGVAGSRRRRILLVAGAILLQAVAIVFLWFLGYP; translated from the coding sequence GTGCGCCGCCTGCAGACCCGACCGTGGCTCGCGGCCCTCGTCGTCTACGCCCTGTCGCGGGTCGTCTCGACCGTGCTGCTCGGCACGATGTTCACCGTCGCGACGGTGAATCACTGGGCGTTCGCCAGCCACCGCGCCCACGCGTCGCTCATCACGTTCTCGGCGTCGTGGGACAGCTCGGCCTACAAGGGCATCGCCGAGCACGGCTACCCGACAGCGCTGCCGGTCGACGCCGCCGGACACGTGCTGCCGAACGCGTGGGCGTTCCTCCCCGTCTTCCCGGCGATCGTGCGCGCGCTGACGACGGCGCTCGGGCTGAACGCCGTGGTCAACGGCTACTACACCGTGGCCGTCGTCACCGCGACGCTCTTCGGGGCGGGGGCGGTGCTCATGCTGTCGGCGATGCTGCGTCAGCGCGTCTCGAACGAGCGAGCCCTCTTCGCGGTCGTGCTCTTCTGCATGGGTCCGATGGGATTCCTGCTGCAGGCCGCCTACGCCGAGAGCGCCTTCCTCTTCTTCTTGTTCGCGGCCCTCTGGTGTCTGCAGACGAGTCGGTACCTGCTGCTGGTCCCGTTCGCGGTGGTGGCGGCGTTCACACGGCCGGGTGTCCTCGCGCTGGCACTGACGCTGGGCATCCACTTCGTCGTGCGAATCCGCGAGCGCAGGATCGGGACGGCACGGTTTCCCCTGCGAGATGCGGTCTCGATCGGGGTCGCTGCTCTGGTCACGGCGGTGGCGGGTCTCGCGTGGCCTGTGGTCGCCTCCGCCGTGACCGGGCGCTCGAGCGCCTATCTCGACACCGAGCTCGCGTTCTGGGTCGGGTTCGTCGGGCATCGGCACTTCGCGCCGCTGACCCCGTGGTTCGCGATGGCGACGACGTTTCTCGGGCCTGTCGGCATCGTGGTGGTGGTGCTCGCGCTCGCGGCCGCCGCCTTCTGGTTGACGCGGCGCGGAACGAAGGCGCTGGGGCACGAGATCGTCGGCTTCACGGCGTCCTACTGGCTCTACCTCGTCGCAGTGTTCCTGCCGCAGCAGAGCCTCGTGCGCCTGCTGATGCCGGCCGCGCCGATGCTCGGGAGCCCGGTCTTCTGGGGGCCCGGCGTCGCGGGCAGTCGTCGGCGTCGCATCCTGCTGGTGGCCGGGGCGATCCTGCTGCAGGCGGTCGCCATCGTCTTCCTCTGGTTCCTCGGCTACCCCTGA
- a CDS encoding DUF3253 domain-containing protein, with translation MPAASKNVQNHDDKTCRSCGRRIEYRAKWAKNWSEVAYCSDACRRRKVQPVDRKLEDSILTLLEARAATSTICPSDAARDVSGKDDEGWRDLMEPARRAARRLVARGEVDVTQKGQVVDPSTAKGPIRIRRHR, from the coding sequence ATGCCCGCCGCTTCGAAGAACGTGCAGAACCACGACGACAAGACCTGTCGCTCGTGCGGCCGTCGCATCGAATACCGGGCCAAGTGGGCGAAGAACTGGAGCGAGGTCGCGTACTGCAGCGACGCCTGCCGCCGCCGCAAGGTGCAGCCTGTCGACCGGAAGCTGGAGGACAGCATCCTGACGCTTCTCGAAGCCCGTGCGGCGACGTCGACCATCTGCCCGTCGGACGCGGCCCGCGACGTCTCCGGGAAAGACGACGAGGGCTGGCGCGACCTCATGGAGCCCGCCCGCCGGGCCGCCCGTCGCCTCGTCGCCCGCGGTGAGGTCGACGTCACGCAGAAGGGGCAGGTGGTCGACCCGTCGACCGCCAAGGGGCCCATCAGGATCCGGCGGCACCGGTAG
- the galK gene encoding galactokinase has protein sequence MTDFSDVFDTEMVGRWAAPGRVNLIGEHTDYNDGFVFPMAIDRTTTITVGRRDDRLLRVASTFEDGLHEMSLDALDPEAMSGWSAYVFGIAWALGQKLPEVLGLPSAASALSGAMGLDIFVESSVPVGAGLSSSAALECAAAVCFAELWSLDVTRQFLASVGQLAENDAVGAPTGIMDQSASLLGQADSAVFLDCRSLDAEVIGLGFGVASLELLVIDTHVEHAHATGGYVERRASCEKGAALMGVPSLRDLDVDDLPRASSILDDVTFRRVRHILTENQRVLDTVRTLRTNGPGAIGPLLDASHVSMRDDFEISVPELDLAVATSQDAGAIGARMTGGGFGGAAIALVPTALRDAVSAAVLDAFAAADYREPTIFAVHAADGAHRVD, from the coding sequence ATGACTGATTTCTCCGACGTGTTCGACACCGAGATGGTCGGCCGCTGGGCCGCGCCCGGCCGCGTCAACCTGATCGGCGAGCACACCGACTACAACGACGGCTTCGTCTTCCCGATGGCGATCGACCGGACGACGACCATCACGGTCGGGCGACGCGACGACCGTCTGCTGCGGGTCGCGTCGACCTTCGAAGACGGGTTGCACGAGATGTCGCTCGACGCCCTCGATCCTGAGGCTATGTCGGGGTGGTCGGCCTACGTCTTCGGCATCGCGTGGGCCCTGGGGCAGAAGCTGCCGGAGGTCCTGGGGCTGCCGTCGGCAGCGTCGGCCCTATCAGGGGCGATGGGGCTCGACATCTTCGTCGAGTCTTCCGTTCCGGTGGGCGCAGGGCTGTCGTCGTCGGCCGCACTCGAGTGCGCCGCCGCCGTCTGCTTCGCCGAGCTGTGGTCGCTCGACGTGACGCGACAATTCCTGGCCTCCGTGGGGCAGCTCGCCGAGAACGACGCCGTGGGCGCGCCCACCGGCATCATGGACCAGTCCGCATCGCTGCTCGGCCAGGCCGACTCCGCCGTCTTCCTCGACTGCCGCAGCCTCGACGCCGAGGTGATCGGCCTCGGCTTCGGCGTGGCCTCGCTCGAGCTGCTCGTGATCGACACCCACGTCGAGCACGCGCACGCCACCGGCGGCTACGTCGAGCGGCGGGCGTCGTGCGAGAAGGGGGCTGCGCTCATGGGCGTGCCCTCGCTGCGCGATCTCGACGTCGACGACCTGCCGCGGGCCTCGTCGATCCTCGACGACGTGACGTTCCGCCGCGTTCGCCACATCCTGACCGAGAACCAGCGCGTACTCGACACGGTGCGCACGCTCCGCACCAACGGCCCAGGTGCCATCGGGCCGCTTCTCGACGCCTCGCACGTGTCGATGCGCGACGACTTCGAGATCTCGGTGCCCGAGCTCGACCTCGCCGTGGCGACGTCGCAGGATGCCGGGGCCATCGGGGCCCGCATGACGGGTGGCGGCTTCGGCGGGGCCGCGATCGCTCTCGTGCCGACGGCTCTCCGCGACGCCGTGAGCGCCGCGGTGCTCGACGCCTTCGCGGCGGCTGACTATCGCGAGCCCACGATCTTCGCGGTGCACGCCGCGGACGGCGCCCACCGCGTCGACTAG
- the clpS gene encoding ATP-dependent Clp protease adapter ClpS, protein MTLDETDTRQLVAPDVPWVTLVWDDPVNLMSYVSYVFRTYFGFEKTEAERLMMQVHTKGKAVVATGSRERMEMHVEAMHGYGLWATVTKADSDA, encoded by the coding sequence ATGACCCTCGACGAGACTGATACCCGGCAGCTCGTCGCCCCCGACGTCCCGTGGGTGACCCTGGTCTGGGACGACCCGGTCAACCTGATGTCGTACGTCTCGTACGTCTTCCGCACCTACTTCGGCTTCGAGAAGACCGAGGCCGAGCGCCTCATGATGCAGGTGCACACCAAGGGCAAGGCGGTCGTCGCCACGGGCTCGCGCGAGCGCATGGAGATGCACGTCGAGGCCATGCACGGCTACGGCCTCTGGGCGACCGTGACGAAGGCCGACAGCGATGCGTAG
- a CDS encoding bifunctional methylenetetrahydrofolate dehydrogenase/methenyltetrahydrofolate cyclohydrolase, with the protein MTTTTSTAQDPGQAVRIDGTALASAVKDDLRERVTALKETGVHPGLGTILVGSNPGSLSYIAGKHRDCAEVGIESIRLDLPETASSDDIRDAIRFMNQNPLVTAFIIQLPLPDGIDPTSMLELMDPAKDADGLHPLNLGELVLAVPGGNGSIDTPLPCTPRGIVEMLGAYDIPIAGQHVTIIGQGLTVGRPLGLLLTRLEATATLTHSRTVDVAAECRRADIIVAAAGVAGLVKPDWIKPGAAVIDVGITRVLNEETGKYKLRGDVDPAASAVAGYLSPVPGGVGPMTRAMLLKNVVEAAERR; encoded by the coding sequence ATGACGACGACTACGTCAACGGCGCAGGATCCAGGGCAGGCCGTTCGCATCGACGGCACAGCCCTCGCTTCCGCCGTGAAAGACGACCTGCGAGAGCGCGTCACCGCGCTCAAAGAGACAGGGGTCCACCCCGGCCTCGGCACCATCCTCGTCGGGTCGAACCCGGGCTCGCTCTCGTACATCGCGGGCAAGCACCGCGACTGCGCCGAGGTCGGCATCGAGTCGATCCGCCTGGACCTGCCGGAGACGGCGTCGTCGGACGACATCCGCGATGCAATCCGGTTCATGAACCAGAACCCGCTGGTGACCGCTTTCATCATCCAGCTGCCGCTGCCGGACGGGATCGACCCGACGTCGATGCTCGAGCTCATGGATCCTGCCAAAGACGCCGACGGCCTGCACCCCCTCAACCTCGGCGAGCTGGTGCTGGCCGTGCCGGGCGGCAACGGCTCGATCGACACGCCGCTGCCGTGTACGCCGCGCGGCATCGTCGAGATGCTCGGCGCCTACGACATCCCGATCGCGGGGCAGCACGTCACGATCATCGGTCAGGGCCTCACTGTCGGGCGGCCTCTGGGCCTCCTGCTGACGAGGCTCGAGGCGACGGCGACGCTGACGCACTCGCGCACCGTCGACGTGGCTGCCGAGTGTCGCCGAGCCGACATCATCGTGGCCGCCGCAGGTGTCGCGGGTCTGGTGAAGCCCGACTGGATCAAGCCGGGTGCCGCCGTCATCGACGTGGGCATCACGCGCGTGCTGAACGAGGAGACCGGCAAGTACAAGCTACGTGGCGACGTCGACCCCGCGGCCAGCGCCGTCGCGGGCTACCTGTCGCCCGTGCCCGGCGGCGTCGGCCCGATGACGCGCGCCATGCTGCTCAAGAACGTGGTGGAGGCCGCCGAGCGCCGCTAG